Below is a genomic region from Rhodococcus sp. WMMA185.
CGTGTCGCGCAGGGTGGCACCGATGAGATTGGCGATCGTCCCGAGTTTAGCGAGGGTGCCGTCGATGTCGGGCGAGGTCGGGTCCAGGTCCAGTCCCGTCTCCTCACCCGTCACCGCAAGGAATTCGGCTACCGAATCGGAGACGACCAACGGGAACGTATGCGTGCCGAGCCGGGCGACGGCCTGCGCGAGGGTGGTGACGGCGTTGTCGGTGTGCAGGAACGAACCGTGCCCCGCCCTACCCCGAGCTGTCAGCCGCATCCACTTGATGCTCTTCTCGGCGGTTTGCACGAGGTAGAGGCGCCGATCGGTGCCGTCAGGCCGCGGAACGGTCAGCGAGAAACCTCCGACCTCGCCCACGGCTTCGGTGACCCCCTCGAACAGGTCGGGGCGATTCGCGACCAGCCACTGGCACCCGTAGCGGCCGCCGGCCTCCTCGTCGGCCACGAATGCGAACACGAGATCACGGGGCGGCACAACGCCTTCCGCCTTGAATTTCCGTGCGACCGCCAACATCATCCCGCACATGTCCTTCATGTCGACCGCTCCGCGACCCCACACGTAGCCGTCCTCGACTGCGCCGGAGAAGGGGTGGACGCTCCAATCCGCGGGCTCGGCAGGCACCACGTCGAGGTGGCCGTGCAGCATCAGGGCACCGCGGTTCGGGTCCGAACCCTTCAGCCGCGCGAATACGTTGCCGCGGCCCGGCGCCCCGGACTCCACATACTCGGTCTCGTATCCCACCTCCTCGAGTTGAGTCGCCACCCACTGCGCACACTCGCGCTCGCCCTTCGTTGTGGCGAGCTCACCGGTGTTGGACGTGTCGAAGCGGATCAGCGTGCTGACGAGCTCCACGACTTCGGCTTCGGCGCGACCCTGGCCTGAGGTCTTCTGTGTAGTTGGCACTCCACTTTCCTACCACCTGATCAGCAGAAATGCTGCCGGGAAGGGCACGATTTGGGCCGTGGCGGTTCATCGGTTAATCTTTTGCAGCACCCAGGAATGGGAGCGAGCAGGTCCGAGTGGCGGAATGGCAGACGCGCTAGCTTGAGGTGCTAGTGTCCTATTAACGGACGTGGGGGTTCAAGTCCCCCCTCGGACACTGAAGAGTTGAGACAGACGAAAAGGCCCCGGTTCATCGAACCGGGGCCTTTTTTCGTGAGAGGGCGAAGTTCGATGAGTCAAGCACCAACCGCGATCGATCCGGCGGATCTCGAGATCTGCCTGAGGGTTCTCGATCAGGCGGCGGAACTCGACGATTCTGATCCCGATTCCGTCACCGTCCAACGAGCTGTGGGCCACCTGTTCAAGAAGCTGAAGAAGCGTCGGCGGATCACGGCCCGAAACGCTGTTTCCGAGGCCGACCGCCAGGTCGTGGCCGCGACCGCGACCGGATCACCCAACCGTATCGATGACGAGACCGCCGGCATTCCACTTACGTCGAATGCCGAAGGAGCCACCGCCGGGACACTGATCCGGCCCCGGCCGTGCTACATCTGCAAGCAGCGCTACACCCGAGTCGATGCCTTCTACCATCAACTCTGCCCCGACTGTGCGGCCGAGAGCCATACCAAGAGGGACGCGCGCACGGATCTCACGGGCCGCCGCGCTCTGCTGACCGGCGGGCGCGCCAAGATCGGCATGTACATCGCGCTGCGTTTGCTCCGCGACGGCGCGCACACCACGATCACCACCCGATTCCCCGCCGACGCGATCCGACGGTTCAAGGCGATGGAGGACAGCGCCGAGTGGATTCACCGGTTGCGCGTGGTGGGCATCGACCTTCGTGACCCCGCCCAGGTCGTAGCGTTGGCCGATTCCGTTGCAGCGCAAGGTCCGCTGGACATCTTGATCAACAACGCGGCGCAGACGGTGCGCCGCTCCCCCGGCGCCTACAGTGCGCTGGCGGCGGCCGAGTCCGGCGCCCTTCCCGACGGTGATCTTCCCGACCTGTTGACTTTCGGCAAGACGAGCGACGCTCACCCGGCAGCCCTGGCTGGTTCCTTGTCGGACCTGTCCACATCGTCGGGCACAGGGTTGTCCCCCGATGCGGTCAGCTCGCTAGCGCTCGTGGCCAAGTCGGCGTCGCCGGATCGAATCGATCAGGGCCTCGCGATCGATGCCGGCGGACTGTTGCCCGACCTCACGCACACCAACAGTTGGGTTCAAACCGTGGACGCGGTTGACCCCATCGAGCTCCTCGAAGTGCAGCTGTGTAACTCGGTGGCACCGTTCATCCTGGTCTCCCGGCTTCGTCCCGCTATGGCGGCGGCCAACGCCCGCCGCAAGTACGTGGTGAACGTTTCCGCGATGGAGGGTCAGTTCAGCCGCGCCTACAAGGGGCCCGGTCACCCACACACCAACATGGCGAAGGCTGCCCTCAACATGCTGACCCGCACCAGCGCCAAGGAGATGCGGGGCGACGGCATCCTCATGACGGCGGTGGATACGGGCTGGATCACGGACGAGCGGCCACACCACACAAAAATGCGTTTGGCCGAGGAGGGATTTCACGCACCCCTCGACCTCGTCGACGGCGCCGCCCGTGTCTACGACCCGATCGTCCAGGGCGAGCAGGGCGTCGACTTGTACGGCTGCTTCCTGAAGGATTACCAACCGTCCCCCTGGTGACCACGGCGGCGATGCAGCGGCGCAGCCGGTGCGTCGGCGCACGGTGATAATGGGGTCGTACGTCGTCGAAACGGAGGCACCTCATGGCGATAGCCGTTGTCCACCGAGACAGCCCCGAAGGACGGGCGGCCATCGTCTACGCCGCCCGTGTAGCCGTTCGACGACATGAGCAACTGCAGGTTTTGCACGTACTCGACGAGGCGCTCGGTCGCGATGCCGAGTCCGACCGCTCCGCTCTGTGCGCCGAGGTGCAGGCCACCCTCGAGAACGGCGAGGTTGGCGAGTCACCTTGGGAGCTGTGCATCAACGAACAGAACGGCGATCATGGAAACGCGCTGCGTGCACTGGTCGACAGCAGCGGTGCCGATTTACTCGTCGTCGGCATGCGCCGTCAATCCCCAATCGGCAAATTCCTCCTGGAGCGGTGGCTGCAACGGCTCCTTCTCGAGGTCGAAATTCCCATCCTGGTAGTCAAGGAAGAGTCGCACGGTACCAACTGAGGTGCGGAACCCTAGACAGAGGTGCGGAACCCTAGACGGAGGCGCGGAACCCTAGACAGCGAATAGGATGGTAGGCACACGGCATACACCAGGGGGTGTATCGATGGGGAGCGAAATATTCTATGGGGCACTCGCCGATGTGACGGCCATCGTGCACCTGAGCTTCATCGTGTACGTCGTACTCGGCGGGTTCCTCGCGTGGCGCTGGCCGCGCACGATCGCCCTGCACATCGCGGCCGCGACGTGGGGATTCACCGGTCTCGTCTTCGGCATCGACTGTCCGTTGACCCACGTGGAGAGTTGGGCCCGGATCCACGCCGGGCAGAGTCCACTGCCCTCCACCGGCTTCATCGCCCACTACCTGACCGGCGTCATCTACCCGCAATCTTTTGCGGGGCTGATCCAAACTCTGGTGGCTGTCGCTGTCGTCGCATCCTGGATCGGATACGTAGCGCTTCGCATCCGGGGCTCGCGCGCGCCATCGCACCCACGAGGCGTGGGCCTGTGGTCTCGCACCGTCCACTAGCGGCCGGATCTCTCGCCTGACGCCAGTGTTCCAGGGACACAGACTGCGCTTCGAATACCGTCCGCAGGAGTCGCGCGGCGTCCGCCGGATACTGTCGGACTGCATTTCGTCCGGGAACGGAACAGGTGGACCGCGGACGCGGCATCGAATCTCCGTATCAGTATGGTCATTCCATGACAGACAGCACACGTGAACTTGACCTTGTCGTGTACGGAGCCACAGGCTTCGTCGGCAAGCTCCTCGCCGACTACCTCGCGCGACACGCCCCGGAAGGCGTGCGCATCGCGCTCGCAGGGCGATCGGCCGCCAAACTCGAGTCCGTGCGATCCTCGCTGGGTCCGAAGGCATCCGAGTGGCCCCTGGTAGTTGCCAATTCCGACGACTCCGATTCGATCGCGGCACTTGCGCGCAGCACCCGCGTGGTTGCCACGACGGTGGGCCCTTATGCCAAGTACGGACACGGCCTTGCCGCGGCGTGCGCGGAGGCGGGAACCGACTACGTGGACCTGACCGGTGAGGTCCTGTTCGTACGCGACAGCATCGATGCCAACCATGAGCGGGCTCGCGAAACCGGTGCCCGGATCGTGCACTCGTGCGGTTTCGACTCCATACCATCCGACCTCGGCGTGCACGTGCTCCACGAAGCGGTGCAGGCGGACGGCGCCGGCGAACTCACCGACACAACGCTCGTCGTCACGTCTATGCGCGGTGGAGTGAGCGGCGGAACGATCGATTCGATGCGCACCCAGGTCGACGTGTCGAAGAAGGATCCGTCGCTGCGTCGACTGGCGGCCTCACCGTACTCGCTGAGCCCCGACCGCTCCGCGGAACCGGACCTCGGGAAGCAATCCGACATGAGCGTGGTCAAGGGTGAAGACATCGCACCCGGGGTCCAGGGGTGGAAGGCACCCTTCGTCATGGCGTCCTACAACACCCGAATCGTACGGCGCAGCAACGCACTCCGCGATTGGGCGTACGGCCGGAAGTTCAAGTACCGCGAGGTGATGAACGTCGGAACCTCACCGGTCACACCCGTGGTGGCGGGTGCGGTCGCGGCCGGTCTCGGGGCGATGCTCGTGGGCATGGCGCTCGCCCCCACCCGGTTTGTCCTCGACCGCATTCTGCCCGCTCCAGGCGAGGGTCCCAGCGAGGAAAGCCAGCGCAAGGGTCACTTCACGATGGATCTGTACACGACCACCACTACGGGTGCGCGGTACACGTCTCGGGTGAAGGCAAAGGGTGACCCTGGCTACAGCGCCACCGCGGTGATGCTCGGGGAGTCCGCACTCGGCCTCGTCCTCGGTGGTGACGCACTACCGGACACCGCCGGGGTTCTCACACCCGCAACAGCTTTGGGCGACGTTCTGGTCAACCGGCTTCGCGCCGCCGGATTCGAGATCTCTGCGCAAAAGCAGTGACCGGATGGGCGCGTGGCGATCGGCACGCGCCCAGTCGTCACCTCTACCCTGCGACGTTGCCGGAATGACGATTATCGGCGCCCCCACACGCATCACTACACTACAAAGGGCAACGTCGGATAGGAGCAGGAGAAAAGTTAGTGGGGCAGCATCGCAGCGGATCGAGCGCCAGAGGTATCAGCAGGGGCCCCGTGATTGCGCTCGGCTTGGTCGCCGTGATTGTCCTGGGAGTGATTTTCTGGTTCCAACTCCGAGACCGGATTGCCGACCAGGGGACGGCTGCCGCCGATGCCTGCGTCGAGGGTGACTCGGTACTCGCGATCGCCGCCGATCCCGACATCGCACCGCAGATTCAGACCCTCGCCGATCGGTTCTCCGCCACCAGGCCCGTGATCCGCGACCACTGCGTGACGGTGACTGTGACATCTGTCGCGTCGGACACGGTCCGCGACGCCCTCTCTGCGGGCGCAGATGCCCCCTGGAATACGGACGTGCTCGGTCCCCGGCCGGCGCTGTGGATTCCGTCCAGTTCACATTCGGTCAATCAGATTCCGGTAGAAGGAGTAATCAACGGCGACGCCCGTCCCCTGGCGATCAGCCCCGTTGTTCTCGCGGTAGGGCCGAGCGTCGAAGGCGCCCTGACGGCCGCCTCCGTCGACTGGAGGGATCTGCCGTCGCTGCAGACGGGTCGCGATTCCGTCCCGCCCCTCGGCATGGCACTCCCCGAAGGACCGGGTGCCGAGAGCACGGAAATGGCGGTCGAGTCGATAGCTGCCTCCGTCGCGGGCAGCCCGGCAGGTCCGGTGACGGAGGAGCAGGCGAGTTCGGACCCGGTGACCTCCGCACTCAGCGAACTGGCTCTCGGCTACGAAGTCGTTCCCGGGGCGAAGCCTGCGACGACACGTGACGCGCTCACCGCGCTTGCTACTCGAGGTGACCCGACGACCGCCGGAATCCACGCGGTCGCGGCCACCGAGCAGCAGGTGTATCAGACGCTGCGCGAGACCCCTGGGACCGACCTCACCGCGTATGTGCCGACGGGTCCGACACCCGTCGCGGATCACCCGGCGGCCATCCTGTCCGGTCAGTCCGTCGACGAGACGCAGAGTCGGGCCGCAGCACAGTTCGCGGACTTCGCACGTCAACCCGAACAGGCGCAAGTCCTGGCCGATGCCGGATTCCGGATCGACGGACTGGACCATCCCGGAGACACCACGCTGACCTTCCCCAGTTTGGGCCCGGCCCTGGTCCCGGCCGATGCCGCTGCGGCGACCGACTTGATGCAGGCGATCCAGAATCCAATCACTGAACGCGCCTCGACCATCCTGCTCGACGCGTCCAGTTCGATGGGTGACCTCGACGGTTCCGCGACACGCCTCGAGAACACCACGGCAGCTTTGGCAGCCCGGCTCGATCAATCCCCCGACACGTTGAATCTCGGGTTGTGGGAGTACAGCACGAATCTCAACGATTCCCGGCCTTACAACATCCTGGTCGCTACCGGACCTGTCTCCGGAGGTGGCTACATCGAAGGCACCCGAAGACAGGCATTGGACAACCGACTGACGAAGGTAGAACCCGCAGCCGGTTCCGCGACGTACGCCTCACTCGAAGCCGCCTACAAGAACGCGGTTGACCAGTACGCGCCGGATCGCATCAATTCGGTCTTGCTGATCACCGACAGCGGCAATGATGACGACTCCGTCACCAGTGCAGATCTGCTCGCGACCATAACCGAGACCTTCACACCGTCGGCGCCCGTACGCGTCGACATCGTGACGATCGGCCAGATTCCAGATCTCGACACTCTGCAAGCAGTAGCCGATCGCACTGGCGGCACGCTCGAGCAGGTCGACTCCACCGACGGAACCGCTTTGCCTGCCGCAATCGACAAGCTCCTGTCGTGACCGCGTTTCTCGTTTTCGCCGTCCTCCTGGCGCTTCTCACATGGTGGCTGCACCGCCGCCTAGTCCGGGCCACTGAGCTACCCCGCCCATGGTCGGTGGTCGTCGACGTCGTTCTCGTAGCTCTGTGGGTTCTCGCCTCCATCGGTGTCGGCAGCGGCGACGTCTTCGATCC
It encodes:
- a CDS encoding saccharopine dehydrogenase family protein is translated as MTDSTRELDLVVYGATGFVGKLLADYLARHAPEGVRIALAGRSAAKLESVRSSLGPKASEWPLVVANSDDSDSIAALARSTRVVATTVGPYAKYGHGLAAACAEAGTDYVDLTGEVLFVRDSIDANHERARETGARIVHSCGFDSIPSDLGVHVLHEAVQADGAGELTDTTLVVTSMRGGVSGGTIDSMRTQVDVSKKDPSLRRLAASPYSLSPDRSAEPDLGKQSDMSVVKGEDIAPGVQGWKAPFVMASYNTRIVRRSNALRDWAYGRKFKYREVMNVGTSPVTPVVAGAVAAGLGAMLVGMALAPTRFVLDRILPAPGEGPSEESQRKGHFTMDLYTTTTTGARYTSRVKAKGDPGYSATAVMLGESALGLVLGGDALPDTAGVLTPATALGDVLVNRLRAAGFEISAQKQ
- a CDS encoding SDR family oxidoreductase; the protein is MSQAPTAIDPADLEICLRVLDQAAELDDSDPDSVTVQRAVGHLFKKLKKRRRITARNAVSEADRQVVAATATGSPNRIDDETAGIPLTSNAEGATAGTLIRPRPCYICKQRYTRVDAFYHQLCPDCAAESHTKRDARTDLTGRRALLTGGRAKIGMYIALRLLRDGAHTTITTRFPADAIRRFKAMEDSAEWIHRLRVVGIDLRDPAQVVALADSVAAQGPLDILINNAAQTVRRSPGAYSALAAAESGALPDGDLPDLLTFGKTSDAHPAALAGSLSDLSTSSGTGLSPDAVSSLALVAKSASPDRIDQGLAIDAGGLLPDLTHTNSWVQTVDAVDPIELLEVQLCNSVAPFILVSRLRPAMAAANARRKYVVNVSAMEGQFSRAYKGPGHPHTNMAKAALNMLTRTSAKEMRGDGILMTAVDTGWITDERPHHTKMRLAEEGFHAPLDLVDGAARVYDPIVQGEQGVDLYGCFLKDYQPSPW
- a CDS encoding universal stress protein, yielding MAIAVVHRDSPEGRAAIVYAARVAVRRHEQLQVLHVLDEALGRDAESDRSALCAEVQATLENGEVGESPWELCINEQNGDHGNALRALVDSSGADLLVVGMRRQSPIGKFLLERWLQRLLLEVEIPILVVKEESHGTN
- a CDS encoding M20/M25/M40 family metallo-hydrolase, yielding MPTTQKTSGQGRAEAEVVELVSTLIRFDTSNTGELATTKGERECAQWVATQLEEVGYETEYVESGAPGRGNVFARLKGSDPNRGALMLHGHLDVVPAEPADWSVHPFSGAVEDGYVWGRGAVDMKDMCGMMLAVARKFKAEGVVPPRDLVFAFVADEEAGGRYGCQWLVANRPDLFEGVTEAVGEVGGFSLTVPRPDGTDRRLYLVQTAEKSIKWMRLTARGRAGHGSFLHTDNAVTTLAQAVARLGTHTFPLVVSDSVAEFLAVTGEETGLDLDPTSPDIDGTLAKLGTIANLIGATLRDTANPTMLSAGYKANVIPQTAEAVVDCRVLPGRLAEFEATVDELIGPDVQREWVTDLDPYETTFDGHLVDAMNEAILAYDPGARTVPYMLSGGTDAKAFAKLGIRCFGFSPLQLPPDLDFTALFHGVDERVPVDALLFGTRVLERFLLHS
- a CDS encoding substrate-binding domain-containing protein is translated as MGQHRSGSSARGISRGPVIALGLVAVIVLGVIFWFQLRDRIADQGTAAADACVEGDSVLAIAADPDIAPQIQTLADRFSATRPVIRDHCVTVTVTSVASDTVRDALSAGADAPWNTDVLGPRPALWIPSSSHSVNQIPVEGVINGDARPLAISPVVLAVGPSVEGALTAASVDWRDLPSLQTGRDSVPPLGMALPEGPGAESTEMAVESIAASVAGSPAGPVTEEQASSDPVTSALSELALGYEVVPGAKPATTRDALTALATRGDPTTAGIHAVAATEQQVYQTLRETPGTDLTAYVPTGPTPVADHPAAILSGQSVDETQSRAAAQFADFARQPEQAQVLADAGFRIDGLDHPGDTTLTFPSLGPALVPADAAAATDLMQAIQNPITERASTILLDASSSMGDLDGSATRLENTTAALAARLDQSPDTLNLGLWEYSTNLNDSRPYNILVATGPVSGGGYIEGTRRQALDNRLTKVEPAAGSATYASLEAAYKNAVDQYAPDRINSVLLITDSGNDDDSVTSADLLATITETFTPSAPVRVDIVTIGQIPDLDTLQAVADRTGGTLEQVDSTDGTALPAAIDKLLS
- a CDS encoding DUF2784 domain-containing protein: MGSEIFYGALADVTAIVHLSFIVYVVLGGFLAWRWPRTIALHIAAATWGFTGLVFGIDCPLTHVESWARIHAGQSPLPSTGFIAHYLTGVIYPQSFAGLIQTLVAVAVVASWIGYVALRIRGSRAPSHPRGVGLWSRTVH